CGCGCGAGGCGACGTCGCTTTGTCGGTGACTATGACCTCGGTATCCACCCTGCTCGCTCCACTGTTGACACCGCTGCTTACCCTCTGGTTGGCCGGTCATCATATGTCCGTCAGTGCCGGTGCAATGGCGTGGTCCATCGTGAAGATGGTGTTGTTGCCAGTCACACTCGGATTTGCAGTTCGCCTGCTCGCACCACGTGCGGTGCAGGCGGTGTTGCCTGGCCTGCCCTGGGTTTCTGTGGTTGCTATTTCTATGATCGTTGCCATTGTTGTTTCTGGTTCGCGCGACAAGCTCCTGGAAGCTGGTCTCGTCGTCCTGCTGGCTGTGGTTCTGCATAACTTGTTTGGTCTGGTGTTGGGGTACCTCACCGGAAAATTCGCGCGGCTGCCGGAAGCGAGCGCGAGGACACTTTCCATCGAGGTGGGCATGCAAAACTCCGGGATGGCTGCCACGCTCGCGACTGCCTATATGAGCCCGCTGGCGGCCCTGCCGGCAGCAGTGTTTTCCGTCTGGCATAACCTCTCTGGTGCCATGACGGCGGCGGTGTTCCGCACCCGCGATAACAGCCGGTAGTAGGCAGCCTTCACGGGTCCGGCGCTCGGTCGCCGGATTACCGCCGTCCCATCAAACGCGAGTGGGGTAGCGGGCACTACACTTAGCGACCATGACTGCCTACGATCTGATGGATTACGACGAGGTACTGGAAAAGTACGACCCGGTGATGGGCCTGGAGGTCCACGTCGAGCTCGCGACCGAGACGAAGATGTTTTCCACCTCCTCCGCCCACTTCGGCGCGGAGCCGAACACAAACGTCGACCCGGTCTCCCTTGGGCTGCCGGGCGCGCTGCCGGTGGTCAACGCCAAGGGCGTGGAGTGGGCCATCAAGATCGGTCTGGCACTCAATTGCAAGATCGCCGAGTCCTCCCGCTTTGCGCGCAAGAACTACTTCTACCCGGACCAGCCGAAGAACTACCAGATTTCGCAGTACGACGAGCCGATTGCTTACGACGGCTACCTCGACGTCGTGCTCGAGGACGGCACCGAGTGGCGCGTGGAGATCGAGCGCGCCCACATGGAGGAAGATACCGGAAAGCTCACTCACCTGGGCTCCGCCTCCGGCCGCATCACGGGTGCTACCGCGTCGCTGGTGGACTGCAACCGCGCGGGTATCCCGCTTATCGAGATCGTGACTAAGCCGATCATCGGCGCCGGCGAGCGCGCCCCCGAGGTGGCCAAGGCATACGTCGGTGCCCTGCGCGAGCTGGTCAAGGCGCTCGGCGTCTCTGACGCGCGCATGGACCAGGGCAGCATGCGTTGCGACGCCAACGTCTCCCTGCGCCCGGTGGGCCAGGAGGAGTTCGGCACCCGCACCGAGACGAAGAACATCAACTCGCTCAAGTCGGTCGAGCAGGCAGTGCGCTTCGAGATGCAGCGCCAGGCGGCCGCGCTGGATAACGGCGAGGAGATCGTTCAGGAGACCCGCCACTACCAGGAAAAGGACGGCACCACCTCGAAGGGCCGTCCGAAGGAAGAAGCTTCCGATTACCGCTACTTCAACGACCCGGACCTGCCGCCGGTGATTGCGAAGCCGGAATGGGTTGAGGAAATCCGAGCGACGCTGCCGGAGCTGCCGTGGGTGCGCCGCGCGCGTATCCAGGAGGAGTGGAAGCTGCCGGAAAAGGAGTTCCGCGACCTGGTCAACGCCGGTGCGCTCGACCTCATCGTGGACACGGTCGAGGCGGGTGCGACCCCGGACGAGGCGCGCGCCTGGTGGGTGTCCTACATCGCCGGCAAGGCCAACGAGGCGGGCAAGGACCTCGACGCACTCGGCGTGACAGCACACGACGTCGCGCGCGTGGTTGAGCTGGTCAAGGAAGGCAAGCTGACCACGAAGCTGGGCCGTCAGGCCATCGACGGCGTGATTGAGGGGGACGGCAACGTGGACGAGGTCGTCGCCAAGCGCGGCCTCGAGGTGGTGCGTGACGACGGCGCCATCGAAAAGGCTGTCGACGAAGCGCTGGCCGCGAACCCGGACATCGTCGAGAAGTACCGCGCCGGCAACAAGAAGGTCACCGGCGCCATCGTGGGTGCCGTGATGAAGGCGACCCAGGGCAAGGCAGACCCGGGCCAGGTCAACCAGCTGATCGCGAAGAAGTTGGCTGAGTAGCAACGAAGCGTGCGGCGCTGGAGCAACCTGTAGTGGTTACCGACCGAGGTGAGCCTTCGCATGTCTTGCTCTCGATCGATGCCTACCGTCGTCTCTCAGGTAAAGACTCAGGGTGGGTGGCATCGATTCAGATGCCGGAAGATGACATCGATTTTGATCCACCGCGAGTAGGGTTCGCGCCGCGGAGCGTCGACTTTTGAGGTACTTGCTTGACACCAACGTGATCAGCGAGTTACGCAAGCCGCCGGGTCGGGTGCATGCAGGAGTTGCTGGCTGGGCGAACTCGCTACCGGAGGACTGGGAACTGTAAGGAACCCCCGCAACGAAAGGCCCCGGCCAGGATTGCCTTGGCCGGGGTGTTGTCGTCGGTAAGCGGGCTACTTGTCCTCGGGCTTCACGGCCGGGAACTCGCCAGTTTTGTACATCTCCTCGTAGGACTGCCAGTGGATGTCCTCACCAGGAGTGTCGGGGGCGCCGGCGTAGGAGTCGGACTCGGGATCGAGCGCCGGGACGGTCTTGATGTCGAAGTCGCTGGAGGAGTCCGCGTGCATATCGGCCGCGACCTCCTCCTGCACGGACTGCCAGAGGTCCTTGCCGCCAACGTTGGACCCGGAGGTCAGCTCGTCGACCTCGTTGCGCTCCTCGCCGGTGAGGTCGTCGGCTTCCGGATCAAGTTGGGTGCTCGCAAGTTCCGCGAGGCGTTCGCGGCGGCCGGTCTCGTCCTGAATGTCCTTGCGGTCGCGGAACCAGGCGACACCCATGACGATGCCGAGCACCAGGCCGAGGTAGCCCAGCACCGGATAGACCCAGCCGACCAGATCCGCGAAACCGATGAACGACAGCGCGAACCCGACAGCGACAACGGCGAAGTAGTACGGGCGGAACTTGCCCGGCTTGTCGTTGCTCAGACGGCGACCGAGCGCGTAGAACAGGCCGACGGCGGTGTTGTAGATCATCAGGTAGATCACGATGGAGACGAACACGCCGACAGACGGGTGCATGTTGTCGAAGACCATGAGCAGTGGAAGGTCCGCGTCCATGACGTCTTCCATGTTGCAGAAGAGGATGAACACCAAGATCATCAGCAGGACGGCGAACATGACGCCGCCGAGCAGGCCGCCCTTACCTGTCTGCGCCGGGTTCATGTGAGAGCCGGCGAAGACCAGCATCATGGAGGTGTCCATGATCATCACCAGCGTGGCGTAGTTCAGCGCGGTGATCAGCCAGTTGTCGAACGTGCCGGAGGCGTGCGGGTTCGTCTGGGCGATCTCGTTGATGTAGCCGAAATCGTCCGGAATGTTCATCAGGGTGATGACAAACGCGCCGAGCAGGCAGATAATCAGCAGCGGCGTGATAAAAGAAATCACACTGGTGAGTTTGTCCACGTCCAGGAAGCCAGACAGCACGAGCAACACGACCATGATGGCCGAGCCGACCCAGGTGGGGAAGCCGAACTGCTGCTCCATGTTGGCGCCGGCGCCGGCGACCATGACAAACCCGATGCAAAACAGGGTGAACATGGTGGTGATGTCCATGTACTTGGCCAGCCACGGTCTGGACACGCTGCGGAAGACAACACTGTGGTTATCTGCCAGGTAGTAGGAGCCCAGCTGGTAGACCCAGGCACTGAACACGGCGATCGCGGTACCGGCCACGGCGGCGCCAAGGATGCCCCAGTAACCGAACGACAGGAAGTACTGGATCACCTCCTGGCCGGACGCGAAGCCCGCGCCCACGGTCAGGCCCACGAGCGCGAGGGCGATCTTGAAGGTTTTAGCCATCGAGATAAGTCCTTATATAAATCAACGTAAAGGGTTTAGAGCGGGGAGTACGGTAACACCATTGTCGGCCTAGCGCGAACTCGAGCGGAGGATATTCGTGCAGCGCACCCGGCGAGTTGACAGAGCATTCATAGGTTTTCGCCTAAATTGTGGGGCATGGCTAAAAACCCACGCGATCTCACGCCCGATGACATCAACAACCTGGAACACACCGCCGACGTGCCGGAATACACCGGCGACAATGCCACCGAGGTGTTTCAGCAGCCGAACAAGGCAACCGAAGAGGTGCACCTGAGCGCCGATAAGGCCGCGCAGACTTCCCGCACGGAACCTGCGCCGGTGACATCCGCGTTCACCCGCGAGTCGGAGACCATCGCCCCGGCAGCGTCGACCACCTACGTTGAAGAGACCGTCGAGCCGGCGCCGGTCGAGCCGGCCGCGCCCGTCGTGGTTGAAGAAGAGGAGACGCGCCGCGGCACCACCGACCTCGGCCTGTTCCTGCTTCGCCTATTCCTCGGCGCCTACCTGATCATCGATTCGGTGGGCACCTTCTTCCGCCTTGGCGGCAACGAAGGCATCTCCGGGCTCGAGAACGCGTTCGCGGACTACCCGTACGGCAACGGCCTGGCCGTTGTGGTGCCGACCCTCGAGTTGGCCGCCGGCGTGTTCCTCGTCTTGGGTCTGCTCGGTCCGATCGCGGCGGGTGTCGCAATCGCGGTCACCGGCTTCCTCGCGCTGCACGCCATCGAGGCTGCGGACACCTTCAACGTTTTCGCCTGGAACGCGGAGACTTGGGTGCCGGTGATGCTGCTCGCCGCGTCGCTTGCGGTCCAGTTCACCGGCCCGGGCCGCTACGGCATCGACGCCTCCCGCGGTTGGGCGAAGCGCCCGCTGGTCTCCTCCTGGATCTGCGCTCTGGTTGGTCTTGCGGCAGCCGGGTTGGCCTGGTGGTTCGGCACCGGCATCAACCCGTTCGCCTAATTTAATCCACCTGGCGCACAGCGCCCTTATCGGCACTGGTGGCCATCTTCGCGTACGCGCGCAACGCCTTCGACACCTCACGGCCCCGGTTCGGCGTCCAGGGGTTGTCGGAGGCGTCCATAGCTTCACGACGAGCCCGCAGCTCCTCCTCCGGCACATCCAACTTCAACTCGCGGTTGGACACGGAGATCGAGATGGCATCGCCGTTTTCGATCAGGCCGATCAGGCCACCTGCCGCAGCCTCGGGGGAGATGTGGCCGATGGACAGGCCCGAGGTGCCGCCGGAGAAGCGGCCGTCGGTGATCAGCGCGCACTTCTTGCCCAGGCCGGCGCCCTTGAGGAAGGACGTCGGGTGCAGCATCTCCTGCATGCCCGGGCCACCTGCGGGACCTTCGTAGCGGATGACCACAACCTCGCCCTCGAGCACCTCGCGGTTGAGGATCATGGACACCGCCTGCTCCTGCGAGTCGACCACTCGCGCGGGTCCGGTGAACTCCCACAGGCCTTCCTCCACGCCGGCGGTCTTCAAAATCGCGCCGTCCGGTGCGAGGTTGCCGCGCAGCACAACCAGGCCACCGTCGGAGGTGAACGGGTGCTCGACGTCGTGGATGACACCATTTTTCGCGTCGGTGTCCAGGTCTGACCAGCGTGCGCTTTGCGAGAACGCTTCGGTCGTGCGCTGCCCGCCAGGCGCGGCGTGGTAGAGCTCGAGCGCCTCGTCGGTTGCGGTGCCGCTGCGGATGTCCCAGTCGGCGAGCCATTCGCTTAGCGACGAGTAGGCGATCGAGTGCACACCATCATTGAGCAGACCAGCGCGGTGGAGTTCGCCCAAGATGGCGGGGATGCCGCCGGCGCGGTGCACGTCTTCGACGTGGGCGTCGCCGTTTGGCGCGACCTTGGACAGACATGGGATCTGGTGGGACAGGTCGTCGATGTCGTTGAGGTCGAAATCGACCCCACCTTCCTGCGCCGCGGCGAGGATGTGCAGGATCGTGTTTGTGGAGCCGCCCATCGCCATATCCAGCGCCATAGCGTTGCGGAACGCGTCGACGGTGGCGATGTTGCGCGGCAGGACGGATTCGTCGCCCTGGCCGTAGTAGCGCTCGCACAGATCCATCACAGTTTGGCCGGCCTGTTCAAACAGATCGCGGCGCGCGGTGTGGGTGGCCAATGTGGTGCCGTTGCCCGGCAACGACAAGCCGAGTGCTTCCGTCAGGCAGTTCATGGAGTTCGCGGTGAACATGCCTGAGCAGGACCCGCAGGTGGGGCAGGCGCTGTTGGCGATATCGTCGAGCTCCGTGTCTGAGACGGAGTCGTTGGCGGACAGCGAGATTGCATCGACAAGATCCGACTTCGGCTTGGTTACCCCGCCGACGGAGAAGGCCTTGCCTGCCTCCATCGGCCCGCCGGAGACGAACACAGCCGGGATGTTCAGACGCATCGCGGCGTTGAGCATGCCCGGGGTGATCTTGTCGCAGTTGGAGATGCACACCATGGCGTCCACGGTGTGGGCGTTGACCATGTACTCCACCGAATCGGTGATGATTTCGCGCGACGGTAGGGAGTAGAGCATGCCGGAGTGCCCCATGGCGATGCCGTCGTCGACAGCGATGGTGTTGAACTCCTTGGGCACACCGCCGGCCGCGCGCACGGCGTCGGCCACGATGTCGCCGACTTCCTTGAGGTGGACGTGCCCCGGCACGAACTGGGTGTAGGAGTTCACGATGGCCACGATCGGTTTGCCGAATTCGTGCTCGCCGGTGCCGGTGGCGCGCCACAGGGCGCGGGCGCCAGCAGCCTGGCGGCCGACGGTGGTGACGCGTGAGCGAAGCGGGATCATTGGGCTTACTCCTTAGGTTCGTTCGCGGAAGGGCGCGGTCCGGGCAGGTCGGGGTGTTCGGCCACGTAGTCGTCGTACTCCTTGCGTGTGAGCAGCACCCGGTAGCCCTCTTTATCGATGATTTCGTACTTGCCGTCGGCGGCTTCCTGCGCAGCAGTAATCACATCGGTGATGCGGCCGTTCGAGGCCTCCGCCAAATCCGGCAACGAGTTGAACGTTACGCCGGGCAGCGGATATTCGGTGCCGTCGGTCGTCGTTAAGCGAGCCTGCGAGCCCTTGAACGCGATGCCGGCGAGCTTCTCCCACGGCAAAAACGCGTTCTTGCGCACGAGGTATTTCGTGGCGATGCCTTTCTCGCTCACCGTGGTGGACGATGCGAGCACCCACGCCAACCAGACGGCGGGGAAGATGAGCAGCCAGAACAGGTATTTCGGGGCCCAGAGAATTCCCATGAGCGCGATACCGGTCGCGATAAGGATTGCGAGGATGTGCTCGCGCGTGGGTCTGAAGACTTTCGGGGATGTTTCCAGCGTGGCAGCCATACATCGGCATGCTAGTCACCGCTGCCACGGGGAATGGAACCGGAGTGCGGGGGCAGGGGTCGTCGTCAAGCGTGAGCGATGAATAAAAATACGCGGGGAGTGCGGTGGCTCACTAATGTGATGCTCATGTTCACTCAGCGACTTGTAATTATTCTTCCCTCTCGGCGCTTGCCGTAGCGGGTTGTTTTACACGCCGCAGAACACACCAAGCGCCCTCGAGAGCACACGCTCACCGGGGGCTTTTATTTTTAGGATTTCGAGCAAGGAGCGTGCAACGGTGGCAGGTTCACAACCAACCCCCGCAACGGAGGCCAATGGGCCGGAGCGAATGACGGGCGCACAAGCGGTCGTCCGGAGCCTGGAAGAACTGGGCACGGAGATTGTCTTCGGCCTGCCAGGCGGCGCGGTGCTTCCGCTTTACGACGCCCTCTTCGACGCCGAGAAACTCCGCCACGTGCTGGTGCGTCACGAGCAGGGTGCAGGACACGCGGCGGAAGGCTACGCGGTGGCCTCGGGCAAGGTCGGCGTGTGCATCGCCACCTCCGGCCCGGGCGCGACCAACCTGGTGACCGCAATCGCGGACGCGCACCTGGATTCGGTGCCGCTGGTTGCCATCACCGGTCAGGTCGGTTCGCCGCTGCTGGGCACCGACGCGTTCCAGGAGGCCGACATCCGCGGCATTACGATGCCGATCACCAAACACAACTTCATGGTCACCGACCCGGACGAGATCCCGTACGCGCTCGCCGCGGCGTTTCATATCGCCTCGACCGGACGTCCGGGGCCGGTGCTGGTGGACATCCCGAAGGACATCCAGAACGCGGTGATCGACTTCAACTGGCCGCCGACCATCGACCTGGCCGGGTACAAGCCGAACACGAAGCCGCACAACCGCCAGATTGCGCAGGCCGCGAAGATGATCGCCGAAGCCAAGCGCCCGGTGCTCTATATCGGCGGCGGCGTCGTCAAGGCGGAGGCCCACAAGCAGTTGGCCGAGTTCGTGGAGGCGACAGGCATCCCGGTGGTGACCACTCTCATGGCGCTCGGCGCGTTCCCGCAGTCGCATCCGCTGTACCTGGGCATGCCGGGCATGCACGGCTCGGTGCCGGCTGTCGGCGCGTTTCAGGAGTCCGATCTGCTCATCGCGGTTGGCACGCGTTTCGACGACCGCGTCACCGGCGACACCGACACCTTCGCCCCGCTGGCCAAGGTTATCCACGCCGATATTGACCCGGCGGAGATCGGCAAGATCCGCGCCGTGGACGTGCCGATCGTCGGCGATGCCAAACGTGTCCTGTCCGAGCTGACCGATTGCTTCAGCGAATCCGGCAAGACTAAGGCCCCGGACATCGCGCTCTGGATCGAGCGGTTGCAGGGGCTGAAAGATCGCTTCCCCCGTGGTTACGACAAGCACGCCGACGGCACGCTAGCGCCGCAGTACGTCATCGAGACACTGTCTCGGCTGGCGGGTCCGGACGCGTACTACTGCTCGGGCGTGGGCCAGCACCAGATGTGGTCAGCGCAGTTCGTCGACTTTGAAACCCCGCGCCACTGGATCAACTCCGGCGGTGCCGGCACGATGGGCTACGCCATCCCAGCGGCGCTCGGTGTCAAGGCCGCGCATCCGGAGGCCGAGGTGTGGGCCATCGACGGCGACGGCTGCTTCCAAATGACCAACCAGGAGATCACCACCGCGGCACTCGAGGGCTTCCCGTTCAAGGTCGCGCTGATCAACAACGGTAACCTGGGCATGGTGCGCCAGTGGCAGACGCTGTTTTACGACGGCCACTATTCCCACACGAAGCTCGGAGGGGAGACTTATGTGCCGGACTTCGTCCAGCTCTCCGAGGCGCTCGGCGCGGTGGCGATCCGAGTGACCACAGAAGAAGAAGTCGAGCCCGCCATCCAGCGCGCCCGCGAGATCAACGACCGGCCTGTGGTCATTGAGTTCATCGTCGGCGAGGACGCCCAGGTGTGGCCGATGATCGCCGCCGGGTCGTCGAATAGCGACATCGAGTACGCGCGCGGTATGCGTCCGTTCTTCGACGAGGAAGAGTCCGCCGCGGAATCGCCCGCGGCAATCAGCGAAACGATCGAGACCGCCGTGGCGGAGCAGGAAGGGAACTAACACCATGACGCAACCAGAAGCAATCACCCGCCACACGCTGTCGGTGCTGGTGGAGGACGTGGACGGCATCATCACCCGCGTCACCGCGCTGTTTACCCGCCGCGCTTACAACCTGGTCTCCCTCGTCTCCGCGAAGACATCGAAGGAAGGCATTAACCGCCTTACCGTCGTCGTCGATGCGACGGAGCGCTCGGTCGAGCAGATTGTCAAGCAGCTCTACAAACTCATCCAGGTGCTCAAGGTGCAGCAGCTGGATAGCGACACCACCGTCGGCCGCCAACTCCTGTTGGTCAAAGTCACCGCGGACAACCAAACCCGCCCGCAAGTGGTGGATGCGGCGAACCTGTTCCGCGCCCGCGTCGTCGACGTTGCCGTGGACTCCGTGGTCATCGAAGCGACGGGGGAGAGCTCGAAGCTCAAGGCGTTTTTGGAAGTCATGGACTCCTTCGGGATCCGCGAGCTGGCGCGCTCCGGCACAGTCGCGCTCACCCGCGGCTCGAAAACCATGACAGTGCCCGACTAAACAACAAAGCTCGAGGCGGCTGTGTCATAATGTGAAACGTCCGTCTCACAAGATGAAGGAAGTAGTGAGGAAACATGGCTATTGAAGTGCTTTACGACCAAGACGCAGACCTGTCCCTGATCCAGGGCAAGAAGGTCGCAATCATTGGCTACGGCTCCCAGGGTCACGCCCACGCGCAGAACCTGCGCGAGTCGGGCGTCGAGGTTGTCGTCGGCCTTCGCGAAGGCTCCAAGTCCGCCGAGAAGGCCCGCGAGGCTGGCTTCGAGGTCAAGACTAACGCCGACGCCGCAGCATGGGCCGACGTGATCATGCTGCTCGCCCCGGACACCTCACAGGCGAAGATCTTCACCGAAGACATCGAGCCGAACCTCAAGGACGGCGACGCACTGTTCTTCGGCCACGGCCTGAACATCCATTTCGACCTGATCACCCCGGCTGACAACATCACCGTCGCCATGGTCGCTCCGAAGGGCCCGGGCCACCTGGTGCGCCGCACCTTCGCCGACGGCAAGGGCGTGCCTTGCCTCATCGCTGTCGACCAGGACCCGAAGGGCAACGGCCGCGACCTTGCCCTGTCCTACGCCGCTGCCATCGGCGGTGCCCGTGCGGGTGTCATCCCGACCACCTTCGAGGCGGAGACCGTCACCGACCTCTTCGGCGAGCAGGCAGTGCTCTGCGGTGGCCTGGAAGATCTCATCATGGGCGGTTTCGACGTCCTCGTCGAAGCCGGCTACGAGCCGGAGATGGCCTACTTCGAGTGCCTCCACGAGATGAAGCTGATCGTCGACCTCATCTACGAAGGCGGCATCGCCAACATGAATTACTCCATCTCGGACACCGCTGAGTTCGGTGGCTACCTGTCGGGCCCGCGCCTTATCGACGACAGCGTCAAGGGCCGCATGCGCGACATCCTGAAGGACATCCAGGACGGCACCTTTACCAAGCGCCTCGTCGCAAACGTCGAAGGCGGTAACAAGGAGCTCGAAGACCTGCGCGAGAAGGTCTCCAACCACCCGATCGAAAAGACTGGTGCGGAACTTCGCGACATGATGAGCTGGGTGAAGAACCCGCTCACCGACACCGCCCGCTAAACCAGCAGGTGCTCCGCCCCCGGGCCGCATGCGCGGTCGCCGGGGGCATTGTCGTGTCCGGGGTTCCCGGCGTTGGCTCCTCTCCTGTAAACCGCCCCGGTGCCGGAAACTGGCCAGATGTGAGGGGCAGGATGTGAAGGGTCCGCCATCGATGGGTGGGGTGCTTGTTGGCGACGGCGACCCCCTCACATCCTGCCCCTCACAAATAGACCGGCTCGGCGCCCAGGATGCTTACCCCAGGATGCCTATTGGTCGAGACGCCGCCGTGACCACGACGGCGGGGGATACGCGTCCTGCAGTAAGCATCTAGGCAGGGTACGCATCCTGGGGTAAGCATTTGGGGCAAAAGGAAAACCCCCGCCCCGGGAAAACCCGGTTGCGGGGGAGAAGCCGTAAACGGCGAGTGGAGCTTAGTTGGTCTCCGGAACGACAGCATCGGTGACGTCCTCAGCGTTCGGTGCGTCCTCCGGGACGACTGCGTCGGTTGCCTGGTCGACGACGTTGGTCTCGGTCGCGTCAGCGTCGGCCTCGGCCGGAGCGGACTCCTCGACTGCGGCGGACTCGTTAGCGGCGCCGCCCTCGACGGTGGTGGTCTCGTTGACGACCTCGGTTGCCGCGGTGGTGGTGGAGGTGACGGTCTCGTTGTCGCCCTCGTCGTCACCAGAGAACAGCGACCACAGCAGAGCGATCAGCAGCAGCGCCGCCAGGATGCCCAGCAGCCACTTCCACCAGCCGCCGCCACCGTTGTCTTCGTCGGTGACTGCGGTGGAGCCGCCGGTGGTGCGGGCCGGGGTGGTGCCGGTGGTGCGCTCGGTGGTGGTGCGCTCGGCGCGGACATCCTTGGCCGGCTCGGTGACACGCTTCGCGTCGATGTCGCGTGCATCGATGTCGCGGGCGTTAACGTCCTTCGGGAGGTCCTTCGGGTCGATATTGCGCGGATCGATGTTCTTCGGATCGTTCGGGTTCGTCATTGTCTAAAAGTCCTTTCGTGTTAACTCAGCCCTGTCCGCGAGAAACGCATGCGCGTTCCACACGGGCAACACTTTGTGTGAACGGTCACCCAGAGTAGCAAAAATGCGGGTGTAGGCGGCGTGATTCTTAAGCCCTACTTGAGGGATTTTGCGGAGTTTCCCCTCGTGAGGGCGCCGCTCGTTGAAGCTGGATTCATTTTCAATAAGTTGTCAGTAACAGTGCGGGTTCTCTATGGTTGGTCGTTATGAACCACCACAACCACGGCCACGTGCACGCCCATTCGTCCCCGCAGGACGCGCCGCTGATGGCGATTGCGGGGGCGCTCACGATTACCGCGACGGTGTTTTTCGCCGAGTTGGCGGGCGGGATCATCTCCGGCTCGGTGGCACTGCTTGCGGATGCAATGCACATGCTTTCCGACGCCGCCGGGTTGATCGTCGCGCTGGCGGCGGTGCTCGTCGGCAAGCGGGCCGCGAATTCGCGCGCGACCTACGGTTACCGCCGGGTGGAGGTGCTCGCTGCGCTGGTGAACGCGGCGACGGTGCTGGCGGTGTCGGTGTGGATCGCGGTGGAGGCGATCGGCCGGCTGCGCACGCCGGAGCCGATTGAGACCGGCCCGATGATGATTGTCGCGGCGATTGGGTTGGTGGCCAACGCGCTCTCGGCGTGGATGCTGCGTGCGCAGCAGGGCGACTCGATCAACGTGCGCGGGGCATACCTGCATGTGCTGGTAGACATGCTCGGCTCCGTGGCGGTGTTGGTCGCGGGAGCAATCGTTGCGACGACCGGTTTTACAGCCGCCGACCCGATCGCCTCGTTGCTCATCGCCGCGATGGTGTTTCCGCGTGCGTGGGCGTTGATGACGGAGTCGGCCGGCGTGATGTTGGAGCGGGTGCCGGATGGGTTCGATGCGCGGGTCGTCGAGACGCAATTGCGCGGAGTGGACGGGGTGGCGGACTTGCACGATCTGCACCTGTGGTCGCTAGACGGGGTGTCGGTGATTGCGACGGTGCACATTGTGGCTGGCGAGGGGCGCGACAGGAACAAGTTGCTCGACCGTGTGCAGGCGGAATTGAAGGAGTTGGGCGCGGGGCACGCGACGGTGCAAATTGAGCCGCCGGAGCATATCGACCACGAGACGGTGTGCTGATTGTGGCCTACGCTTGGCCGCATGGGGTTTACCACGCCGAGTTATTCGCTGACTGACCTGTTTTCCCGCGCCGAGCGCGGCGAGTTGCAACTGCCGGATTTCCAGCGCTCCTACATCTGGGATGTGGACCGGGTGCGCACGCTGGTGACGTCTGTGCTGCGCGGCTACCCGGTGGGGTCGTTTCTTGCGCTGGACACGCGCAATACGGCGCAGCGTTTCCGTCCGCGTCCGCTAGAGGGGGTGCAGGCGGGCGACACGCAGCCCGGGCTTGTGCTTCTCGACGGTCAGCAGCGCCTCACCTCCCTGTTCCACGCTTTTCAGGGCGACGGGCAGGTGCATACAGTGGACTATCTCGGCCGTGCGATCACCCGTCGGTTCATGGTGGACGTGCGCAAGGCAGTCTCCCACGCGCCGATGCCGGTGGAGGCGGTCTTTGCTGTCGACGAGCACGGAGTGGTGCGCTCGCACTTCGGCCCCGAGATCCCGGGCGGGATCCAGACGGTGGACGACATGGTGGAACACGCGGTGATTCCGGTGTCGACGCTGCTGTGGAAGGAAGGCAACGACTTACTCGTCGACATGGCGGCGAATAGCGGCGACGAAAATGTGCGCACTGCCGTGAAGCAGTTCATCGATGAGGTGATGAAGGGTCTTCCGGCGTACGACATCCCGGTCATCCGCCTCGAGCGGGAAACGTCGCAGGCCGGGGTGGGGCAGATCTTCGCCTTCGCCAACTCTGCCGGGGTGCAAATGG
Above is a genomic segment from Corynebacterium lujinxingii containing:
- the ilvD gene encoding dihydroxy-acid dehydratase, whose translation is MIPLRSRVTTVGRQAAGARALWRATGTGEHEFGKPIVAIVNSYTQFVPGHVHLKEVGDIVADAVRAAGGVPKEFNTIAVDDGIAMGHSGMLYSLPSREIITDSVEYMVNAHTVDAMVCISNCDKITPGMLNAAMRLNIPAVFVSGGPMEAGKAFSVGGVTKPKSDLVDAISLSANDSVSDTELDDIANSACPTCGSCSGMFTANSMNCLTEALGLSLPGNGTTLATHTARRDLFEQAGQTVMDLCERYYGQGDESVLPRNIATVDAFRNAMALDMAMGGSTNTILHILAAAQEGGVDFDLNDIDDLSHQIPCLSKVAPNGDAHVEDVHRAGGIPAILGELHRAGLLNDGVHSIAYSSLSEWLADWDIRSGTATDEALELYHAAPGGQRTTEAFSQSARWSDLDTDAKNGVIHDVEHPFTSDGGLVVLRGNLAPDGAILKTAGVEEGLWEFTGPARVVDSQEQAVSMILNREVLEGEVVVIRYEGPAGGPGMQEMLHPTSFLKGAGLGKKCALITDGRFSGGTSGLSIGHISPEAAAGGLIGLIENGDAISISVSNRELKLDVPEEELRARREAMDASDNPWTPNRGREVSKALRAYAKMATSADKGAVRQVD
- the ilvN gene encoding acetolactate synthase small subunit → MTQPEAITRHTLSVLVEDVDGIITRVTALFTRRAYNLVSLVSAKTSKEGINRLTVVVDATERSVEQIVKQLYKLIQVLKVQQLDSDTTVGRQLLLVKVTADNQTRPQVVDAANLFRARVVDVAVDSVVIEATGESSKLKAFLEVMDSFGIRELARSGTVALTRGSKTMTVPD
- a CDS encoding PH domain-containing protein, giving the protein MAATLETSPKVFRPTREHILAILIATGIALMGILWAPKYLFWLLIFPAVWLAWVLASSTTVSEKGIATKYLVRKNAFLPWEKLAGIAFKGSQARLTTTDGTEYPLPGVTFNSLPDLAEASNGRITDVITAAQEAADGKYEIIDKEGYRVLLTRKEYDDYVAEHPDLPGPRPSANEPKE
- a CDS encoding acetolactate synthase large subunit, yielding MTGAQAVVRSLEELGTEIVFGLPGGAVLPLYDALFDAEKLRHVLVRHEQGAGHAAEGYAVASGKVGVCIATSGPGATNLVTAIADAHLDSVPLVAITGQVGSPLLGTDAFQEADIRGITMPITKHNFMVTDPDEIPYALAAAFHIASTGRPGPVLVDIPKDIQNAVIDFNWPPTIDLAGYKPNTKPHNRQIAQAAKMIAEAKRPVLYIGGGVVKAEAHKQLAEFVEATGIPVVTTLMALGAFPQSHPLYLGMPGMHGSVPAVGAFQESDLLIAVGTRFDDRVTGDTDTFAPLAKVIHADIDPAEIGKIRAVDVPIVGDAKRVLSELTDCFSESGKTKAPDIALWIERLQGLKDRFPRGYDKHADGTLAPQYVIETLSRLAGPDAYYCSGVGQHQMWSAQFVDFETPRHWINSGGAGTMGYAIPAALGVKAAHPEAEVWAIDGDGCFQMTNQEITTAALEGFPFKVALINNGNLGMVRQWQTLFYDGHYSHTKLGGETYVPDFVQLSEALGAVAIRVTTEEEVEPAIQRAREINDRPVVIEFIVGEDAQVWPMIAAGSSNSDIEYARGMRPFFDEEESAAESPAAISETIETAVAEQEGN
- the ilvC gene encoding ketol-acid reductoisomerase; its protein translation is MAIEVLYDQDADLSLIQGKKVAIIGYGSQGHAHAQNLRESGVEVVVGLREGSKSAEKAREAGFEVKTNADAAAWADVIMLLAPDTSQAKIFTEDIEPNLKDGDALFFGHGLNIHFDLITPADNITVAMVAPKGPGHLVRRTFADGKGVPCLIAVDQDPKGNGRDLALSYAAAIGGARAGVIPTTFEAETVTDLFGEQAVLCGGLEDLIMGGFDVLVEAGYEPEMAYFECLHEMKLIVDLIYEGGIANMNYSISDTAEFGGYLSGPRLIDDSVKGRMRDILKDIQDGTFTKRLVANVEGGNKELEDLREKVSNHPIEKTGAELRDMMSWVKNPLTDTAR